The following DNA comes from Nitrososphaerales archaeon.
GTAATTAGGTTTGTAACAAAACTTGATCGAAATCCGCAGATTATTAAGCGATGCCATGTTCTCTCTTCACTTTCCATCGCTTATTTCGCTATGAAAATGCTGAAAGCAATCGCTAGATTACATAGGAGCTAATTAAGCAAAAGGTCTATTAATGTTAGATCACGAATTTAGGAAAACCGGAATAGATGTGGATAATGAACAATTGCTTTATAATTGTCAGTGCATACTGAGTCATGCTTGCTATAATAATGGCCGGCGGCGTTGGGAAAAGGATGCTATCAAGGGAAGAGAAGCCTATGTTATTATTGAAAGGAAAGCCCATGGTAAATTATGTTTTAAGAGCATTAAGGGACTCTAACCAATTTGAAAAAATAATAGCACTGGTAAGCAATAACACACCGAGGACAGCACAGTTCCTTTCAAGCACTGGCGTAGAAATAGCAAATAGCTCTGGCACAGATTATGTTAAGGATCTGAATTGCGCTTTGGAACTAGTTAAGCCGAATACCGCATTAATAATATCTGCCGATATACCGTTGATAGACAGCAGCACCATAAAGAAGATAGTTAGCAGTTTCAGAAGTTGCAAGAAACCATGCCTGACGGTAATGGTGAGCAAGGCAATTCTTGATGATCTTGATATGAGCGCAGATTACTGCATAGAACACAATGGAATGGTAATTTGCAATACGGGGATCAGCATAATAGATTCATCAAGTGTAGATGGATACTCGAAGATAGATGAGGAATTTCTGGTCATGGATAAGGTGCAGCTGGCAGTTAACGTTAACACGAAGCAGGAATTGCAGATAGCGGAAAGAATATTACCTTAACGTAATTCTTTAACATCCTTGCTGAAGAGTATCGCTTTGCTTCCGGAACTTTCAGCTATTATAGCGTTACATGCCTTGCATTTGACATCAACTGTTGTATGCGAGAAGACTATATTCTCCTTGCCACACTGCTCGCACTTTACAGATAGAAACCTGCTCCTTGGCTCTGGAACTGGTATATGCATCTTCTTCATTGCGCAACTATCTCCAGCTTACGCAAGCGCATTCCATACTTCTGCAACACATAATTGCATGCCTTGCATTTCAACAGCAGAGTCTGTTTCTTTGTTGTCTTGGCAGTCCTCTTTAACTCAGGGAACTTTTGACCGCCATAGCCCTTCTTATCCTCGGCATGCCTTCTGGCTCCAAGTGCAGATGAGCGATCCTTCCCCTTCTTATACAAACTTACAGAATGTTCTGTATGCTTCTTACATTTGGGGCAGAAAGTTCTGATCTCCTTCGGCACTTTCATACACATCCTGCCTTGCAGCCATAATTTAAAGGGTTCTGTTGCTATCTTATCTTTAGTTACCACTTTCCCAGATATTTGCGATTATCAAATCTAAATCATTACATGCTAACGCATCAATTCCAGAGTCTGTTGCGGTTAGATCTATATGGATAAACCTCTTCAGTTCCGCAACGATAGATAACATTTGCGATAACTGCCATAATAAACATGCATTGTAATGACATACTTCTTTAGTCTCAACAACTGATTTATACCAACATAGGGTGTAATCATTTGGTATGACTAGCAACCTTGCACATATATCTGACAAACTGGTCGATGTTTCTATTGGCAGGCTTAATGGGGATCTTATGCTAAAAAATTGTAACCTGCTGAATACGTATAGTGGAGAAATAATCAACGGGATAGAGGTTGCAATATACAAGGACAGGATAGCTTTTGTAGGTCATGACGCATCTAATATCAAGGCAAAGAGATCAATAGATTTGCAGGGTATGTTCATCTCGCCAGGATTGATGGATGCACATACACACATCGATTACTTGGTTTCTGCTACGGAGTTTGCAAAACAGGCATTGTTGCATGGAACCCTTGCTGTATTTGCAGATCCTGTAGATATTGTAGCTGTGCTGGGAGGCAAAGGATTCGAGCTCTTCCTTAGGGAGGTGAGGGCATTACCAATCAAGGTGTATACCATGGTTCCAATGGCTCTCCCACAGGATCCAAAGTTCAGCAGTGCAAAGTATATGAAGTATCAGGAAGTTGTTAAAGCTCTTGAAAACGATGATGTTTTGGGTTTGGGAGAAGTTCTTTCATGGACCAGGGTAATAGACAAGGAAAAGGAGCTCTTCAAGGTTATGAAGTATGCATTAACAAAAGGCAAGATCATAAACGGACATAGTGCAGGCGCAAGGGGAGCAAAACTGTCCTCATACATTTCATCTGGAATATTTTCCTGTCATGAGCCCGTAAGCTACGAAGAGGTTTTGGAACGCTTGCGTCTGGGCATGTGGGTTATGCTTAGAGAAGGCAGTGTAAGAAGAGACATAAAAGCAATGATATCAGAAATACGTAGAAACGAGATAAGTTATTCAAGGCTTATGATAGCATCTGATGGTACCGACCCTGAGGATATGGTTAAGATTGGATACATGGATCACTGCATGCGTCTACTTGTGAGATCAGGTATTCACCCAGCAAGGGCAGCCCAGATAGCGTCGCTCAACACCGCAACTTACTATGGACTAGATAAAGACCTTGGTGGCATAGCTCCTGGTAAAGTTGCTGATATAGTAGTCTTTAACAATTTGGAAGAGCTGGCGGTATCAAAGGTATTTGTTGATGGTAGGTTGGTAGTTGCTGATGGCAGGTTGAATATTACAATCAAGCCATTCAGATATCCATCATTTGTAAGAAATACGATAAAAGTGAAGAGGAAACTTGTACCTAAAGACTTTCAGGTAAAGGTTCCGAAGGAGAAGGTACATGATAATAGGGTCAAGGTTGCACTTGCTAATCTTAAGAGCAGCATAATAACAAAGCAGGATGTCGCAGAACTTCATGTAATAAATGATAATGTAAGAGCATCTAAGGAGCATGACGTATGGAAGGTTGCTGTCATTGATCGGCATAATGCTTCTGGAAACATAGGTCTTGGGTTCATGAAGGGCTTCAGGACAGCTATTGATGCGTTTTCTGCTACGATAAACGTTGACGAGAATCAGCTAGTGGTCATAGGTATAGATGAGGAGCAGATGGCTATAGCTGCTAACGCAACTATAGAAATGAGAGGCGGTATAGTAGCTGTGAAGGATGGTAAAATAATAGCTAAATATGCTATGGACATAGCTGGTATAATGTCATCCAAGACGTATGAGGAAGCATCGAAGGAATATATGGAATTGAATAATGTGCTCAAGAAGCAAGCATCATCTCCTTTCAATAAACCTGTGCAAGTATTGTTATTCGTTACCTTCGTTGCGTTGCCAGAAATACGCTTTACCGACCGTGGCATGGTCAATGTGAAGAAGAGAGAGTATGCAAGTATCTTTGCAGAATAACTGCATAGAATATACTATAGCCGTAAACTGCATTGTTAGCAAGAAACGTTCAGGCAGATTGTACCCAAGGTTAATTTCTTATTGATAATCTAGTAAAAATCTATAAATTACAGCAGTAGGTGTGAATAATTTCAAGGTGATATAATTTGGCGGCAATGCAACCAGGTGGCGGAGTACCAGTTATCATACTGAAGGAAGGTGCATCGCAGACTAAGGGAAGAGATGCGCAGAGAAACAACATTATGGCAGCGAAGTTGATATCTGAGATTGCAAAGACGTCGCTCGGTCCACGGGGTATGGACAAGATGCTTGTGGACACGCTAGGCGACGTCACCATCACAAATGATGGTGCAACTATACTGAAGGAAATCGATGTGCAACACCCAGCTGCGAAGATGATGGTCGAGATATCCAAGTCGGTTGACAATGAGGTTGGCGACGGAACCACCTCGGCAGTAGTTCTTGGTGGTGCTCTTCTTGAGAAGGCAGAGGAGCTGATAAACAAGAACGTGCATCCAACAATAATCGTCGATGGTTACAGGAAGGCTGCAGATAAGGCTCTGGAGATATTGAATGACCTCAGCATAAAGATAGATGCAAGAGATAGAAAGACATTGCTAAAGATAGCTCTAACAAGCATGGGCTCCAAGTTGGTATACGACGAAAGTCCACATTTGGGCGAAGTAGTAGTTGATGCAATCCTGCAGGTTGCAGAGAAGCATGATAGCGCATACAAGATCGACATGGATAATATCAAGGTAGAAAAGAAAGCTGGAGGATCCATACATGACACCAAACTGATTAAGGGCATAGTTCTGGACAAGGAAGTTGTCCATGGAGGCATGCCCAAACGTGTAGAAAAGGCAAAGATAGCTTTGATCAATGCTGCACTTGAGGTTGAGAAGACAGAGATAAGTGCGGAGATTAGGATAACAGATCCGGAACAGATGAAGTCTTTCCTAGAAGAAGAGAACAGGATGTTAAAGGCCATGGTTGATAAGGTTGTAGAGACTGGAGCAAATGTTCTGATATGCCAGAAGGGCATTGATGACATCGCTCAGCACTATCTAGCAAAGGCAGGAGTACTTACAGTTAGGAGGGTAAAGGAGAGCGACATGGTGAAGCTTGCGAAGGCAACAAAGGCAAGGGTTGTTACAAACTTGGAGGATCTAACGTCTGAAGACATTGGAGCAGCTGACCTTGTGGAAGAGCGCAAGGTCGAGACTGACAAGTGGGTCTTCATAGAGGGATGCAAGGATCCAAAGGCAATTACAATTCTGGTCAGAGGCGGCTCCCAGCGTGTAGTTGATGAAGCAGAGAGATCTATACATGACGCGTTGATGGTTGTGAAAGATGTGATGGAGAAACCAGCTATAGTTGCCGGTGGAGGAGCTCCGGAAGCATACATTGCGACTGAATTGAAGGCATGGGCCAACAAACTGTCTGGAAGGGAACAGCTGGCAGTTGAGAAGTTTGCTGAAGCACTGGAAACGATACCATTAACACTTGCAGAAAATGCTGGCATGGATCCAATTGATACAATGACTGAACTTAGGTCAAAGCAGAGCAAGGGAACCAAATGGACTGGTATCGATGTTAGGAACACAAGGATATCTGACATGTATAAAGAAGACGTAATAGAACCAGCGGTAGTTAAGGAGCAGATAATAAAGTCAGCAACAGAAGCTAGCAGTATGATACTGCGAATAGATGACGTAATAGCTGCATCGAAGCCCAAGACCCCAGCCGGACCTCCTGGAGGCGGAATGGGAGGCATGGGCGGAATGGGAGGCATGGGCGGAATGGGAGGCATGGGCGGAATGGGAGGCATGGGCGGAATGGGCGAAGAATAAATACCGACCAAATCCCTTTTTTATTTCTGTGTTTCACAAATTAAAGAACATAAGATCAAAGCAAGTAGTTGTAATGCATGACTTTTTCATAGACAGAATTGTTAGAATAAACGATTTCGGGTCGCTAATTTCAAAGGTAAGTGCAAAGGCAAAGGTAGGAGGCGGGAGCATTAGAGGTATTATGCAAGAAGAGATAAAGGGAGGCAATGCTGTAAACGTTGCCTATTCGCTGGCAAGACTTGGAGCAAAAGTATCATTGATAACCATAGGTGACAGTATTGGAGAAAGCATTCTTAAGGAAATATTCTCTCCTTTCAAGGCAAGATTAATAATTGCAAGTGGAAAACCAGGTTATACTATTTCCTTCGAGCTGGGTCGCAAAAAGGCAAACGTAATGGTAAGCGATGTTGGCGATATGTGTAATTTTGATGCTGGCAAGCTTCGTAAGAATGAGTTGAATGCCATAAAGAAAGCATCTGCCGTTGCTGTAACAAACTGGGCCAGCAATATCAAAGGCACTGACCTGGCACGCAAGGCCTTCGAGAATGCAAGCAAAGGTGCATTACGCTTCCTAGACCCAGCAGACATTAGCACCAGAAGGAAGGAGTTCAGAAAGTGCTTACAAGAACTTTCAGGATACTTCGATGTTTTGAGTGTAAATGAAAATGAGTGCAGGTTAACGATGAGGTTTATGGGTCTTGAGGCATTACCTGTAAATTATTCCTCTAGAGATATTATGGATGCTGCAAAAGCACTAGCCTCCAAACTGTCAACTAACGTTGATGTGCATACCCCTATGGGCTCATCCACATCAAACGGCAAGGAGACTATATTCGCAAGATCAGTGAAAGTTAAAACCGCTGTATCCACTGGTGCTGGTGATGTTTGGGATGCTGCAGACATTGCAGGTTATTTATGTGGTCTTGATGGAGAAGAAAGATTACTATTTGCCAATGCAAGTGCAGCGCTCTACATATCTAAGATAGAGTCGCCAACATTTGAAGAGGTATCGAAATTCTTCAAAACTACTGCGGTTCTATTGTAGCAGGGGGCTTGCTTGAAATAGCATAGCTAACCCATGCAACACCTTCAATTTCATTGGTTATCCTGTTGCTTATTCTTTCCAGCAATTCATGCGGCAAGCGAGCCCAATCAGCTGTCATCGCGTCAACAGATTCTACGATCCTAATTGTCACCATATTACCATAAACCCTCTCATCGCCTAAGACTCCAACTGCCTTATCATCACCAACTACGGCAAATGCTTGCCATACCTTGTCATACAATCCTGCTTTCATAAGTTCATCTTCGACTATCATGCTCGCTTTTTTGCATATGTTGATCTTCTCCTTTGTAACCTCACCAATGATGCGTACAGCAAGACCTGGACCTGGGAAGGGATGTCTGTTTATCAACCGTTCAGGCATTCCAAGCAACCGACCAACTTCCTTTACCTCATCTTTATACAAATTACGCAGTGGTTCAATCACCTTAAAGTCCAATTCCTCTGGCAAACCTGCAACGTTGTGATGTGATTTTATTACTGCAGCTGGGCCCTTCGATATACCACTTTCAATCACATCTGGATACAATGTGCCTTGCGCAAGCCATTGGAATGGCCCATTCTCTCTTGCAACCTCTTCAAATATTCTTGCAAATTCCTCCCCAATTATCAGACGCTTTCTCTCAGGATCCGTTACACCCTGCAATTTACGCAGAAACCTTTCCTCTGCATCAACATAGATCAATCTAATGCCAAAGTAGTGTTTGAACATTTTCACCACCTCTTCTTCCTCTCCTTCTCTTAGCAATCCATGGTTCACAAAGACACATCGCAACCTGTCACCAACAGCTTTATGCATTATCAATGCAGTAACTGTAGAGTCTATACCACCACTTGCGGCACATAAGACAGTTTCATCTCCAACCTTTTCTCTTATCTGCTCAACTGTTCTCTCTATGAAGTTCTTCATATCCCATTCCGGTTTCGCTTTACATACCTTCAACACAAAATTCTTCAGAACCTCCATACCCCTTTCTGTATGAACAACCTCCGGATGGAACTGTATACCAAAGAACTTCCTGTCTTTATCTGCAATTGCAGCTGCAAAAGAGTTGCTTGTGTGTGCAATAGCCTTGAATCCTGCTGGTAACTGGTCCGCAGCATCACCATGGCTCATCCAGCACCGCATCTTTGAATCTAGTCCGCTGAACAGATCAGTGCTATCATCAATGATTAGATCTGCACTTCCATACTCTCTGTTAGCTCTCCTTACCTTGCCACCAAAGCTATGCACAAGCATCTGATGACCGTAGCATATGCCGAGTATAGGTAAGTTAAAATCGAAGATTTTCCTATCACATATCGGGGCATTTTCCTCATAAACACTCGCAGGCCCTCCAGAAAATATTATACCCTTTGGTTCCATGCTTTTTAGTTCATCTGCAGATATGTTGTATGGCACAAGTTCAGCATAGACCTTGAATTCCCTTATCCTCCTGCAGATCAGGTGTGTATATTGGGAACCGAAATCCAGAACTACTATCTTGTCCATAGAATTTACCTTGTCTTTTCAAGCATCCTTGCAAATACCCATGATGCAGTGTTAATGATTTCATTAAGCCTCTCCTTGTCTCTATAATTGCTTATGATAATCTTCTGTATTACGCCATTCTCTTCCTCAACCCTGTAATCGATCACCTGATCCGTTTTAAGCTCTCCACGATCAACACGCTCTACATCTTTGCTTTTCATTCCTTCCAATATCCTGTTAAGGAAGAATGATTTGAATGGAGGAGTATTGACATTCAACTTCATTTCGCTTGCTGGAACTATTGTGATATGATTTGGCGCAGTGATAGCACTGCCTAGCACAACATTGTCCTTGCTTCTGAGCTGCCTCACCTCTTCCTCAGTCCCCTTGCCAACCTGCTGGCTAAGCATGACAGCCGGTTTGAAGCTCAGCTGCTTTAGGGAACTGTCTATAAGGGTCAAGGTCATTCTCAGTCTTTCAAGCTCCTCTTCCTTCTCTGCTATTTGCTTGACTAACCACTCCCTTAACTCAGCTAGTTGCTTTACATCATCTTCCGAATAACCCATACAAGAGGCATAGCGCAATATGGTATAATAAATTTAATCCGTCGTTCTGATCTTATCTAGCGCTACATTC
Coding sequences within:
- a CDS encoding NTP transferase domain-containing protein, which translates into the protein MLAIIMAGGVGKRMLSREEKPMLLLKGKPMVNYVLRALRDSNQFEKIIALVSNNTPRTAQFLSSTGVEIANSSGTDYVKDLNCALELVKPNTALIISADIPLIDSSTIKKIVSSFRSCKKPCLTVMVSKAILDDLDMSADYCIEHNGMVICNTGISIIDSSSVDGYSKIDEEFLVMDKVQLAVNVNTKQELQIAERILP
- a CDS encoding 30S ribosomal protein S27e, with amino-acid sequence MKKMHIPVPEPRSRFLSVKCEQCGKENIVFSHTTVDVKCKACNAIIAESSGSKAILFSKDVKELR
- a CDS encoding 50S ribosomal protein L44e; amino-acid sequence: MKVPKEIRTFCPKCKKHTEHSVSLYKKGKDRSSALGARRHAEDKKGYGGQKFPELKRTAKTTKKQTLLLKCKACNYVLQKYGMRLRKLEIVAQ
- a CDS encoding adenine deaminase C-terminal domain-containing protein, whose product is MTSNLAHISDKLVDVSIGRLNGDLMLKNCNLLNTYSGEIINGIEVAIYKDRIAFVGHDASNIKAKRSIDLQGMFISPGLMDAHTHIDYLVSATEFAKQALLHGTLAVFADPVDIVAVLGGKGFELFLREVRALPIKVYTMVPMALPQDPKFSSAKYMKYQEVVKALENDDVLGLGEVLSWTRVIDKEKELFKVMKYALTKGKIINGHSAGARGAKLSSYISSGIFSCHEPVSYEEVLERLRLGMWVMLREGSVRRDIKAMISEIRRNEISYSRLMIASDGTDPEDMVKIGYMDHCMRLLVRSGIHPARAAQIASLNTATYYGLDKDLGGIAPGKVADIVVFNNLEELAVSKVFVDGRLVVADGRLNITIKPFRYPSFVRNTIKVKRKLVPKDFQVKVPKEKVHDNRVKVALANLKSSIITKQDVAELHVINDNVRASKEHDVWKVAVIDRHNASGNIGLGFMKGFRTAIDAFSATINVDENQLVVIGIDEEQMAIAANATIEMRGGIVAVKDGKIIAKYAMDIAGIMSSKTYEEASKEYMELNNVLKKQASSPFNKPVQVLLFVTFVALPEIRFTDRGMVNVKKREYASIFAE
- the thsB gene encoding thermosome subunit beta, whose product is MQPGGGVPVIILKEGASQTKGRDAQRNNIMAAKLISEIAKTSLGPRGMDKMLVDTLGDVTITNDGATILKEIDVQHPAAKMMVEISKSVDNEVGDGTTSAVVLGGALLEKAEELINKNVHPTIIVDGYRKAADKALEILNDLSIKIDARDRKTLLKIALTSMGSKLVYDESPHLGEVVVDAILQVAEKHDSAYKIDMDNIKVEKKAGGSIHDTKLIKGIVLDKEVVHGGMPKRVEKAKIALINAALEVEKTEISAEIRITDPEQMKSFLEEENRMLKAMVDKVVETGANVLICQKGIDDIAQHYLAKAGVLTVRRVKESDMVKLAKATKARVVTNLEDLTSEDIGAADLVEERKVETDKWVFIEGCKDPKAITILVRGGSQRVVDEAERSIHDALMVVKDVMEKPAIVAGGGAPEAYIATELKAWANKLSGREQLAVEKFAEALETIPLTLAENAGMDPIDTMTELRSKQSKGTKWTGIDVRNTRISDMYKEDVIEPAVVKEQIIKSATEASSMILRIDDVIAASKPKTPAGPPGGGMGGMGGMGGMGGMGGMGGMGGMGGMGEE
- a CDS encoding carbohydrate kinase family protein: MFHKLKNIRSKQVVVMHDFFIDRIVRINDFGSLISKVSAKAKVGGGSIRGIMQEEIKGGNAVNVAYSLARLGAKVSLITIGDSIGESILKEIFSPFKARLIIASGKPGYTISFELGRKKANVMVSDVGDMCNFDAGKLRKNELNAIKKASAVAVTNWASNIKGTDLARKAFENASKGALRFLDPADISTRRKEFRKCLQELSGYFDVLSVNENECRLTMRFMGLEALPVNYSSRDIMDAAKALASKLSTNVDVHTPMGSSTSNGKETIFARSVKVKTAVSTGAGDVWDAADIAGYLCGLDGEERLLFANASAALYISKIESPTFEEVSKFFKTTAVLL
- the guaA gene encoding glutamine-hydrolyzing GMP synthase, which codes for MDKIVVLDFGSQYTHLICRRIREFKVYAELVPYNISADELKSMEPKGIIFSGGPASVYEENAPICDRKIFDFNLPILGICYGHQMLVHSFGGKVRRANREYGSADLIIDDSTDLFSGLDSKMRCWMSHGDAADQLPAGFKAIAHTSNSFAAAIADKDRKFFGIQFHPEVVHTERGMEVLKNFVLKVCKAKPEWDMKNFIERTVEQIREKVGDETVLCAASGGIDSTVTALIMHKAVGDRLRCVFVNHGLLREGEEEEVVKMFKHYFGIRLIYVDAEERFLRKLQGVTDPERKRLIIGEEFARIFEEVARENGPFQWLAQGTLYPDVIESGISKGPAAVIKSHHNVAGLPEELDFKVIEPLRNLYKDEVKEVGRLLGMPERLINRHPFPGPGLAVRIIGEVTKEKINICKKASMIVEDELMKAGLYDKVWQAFAVVGDDKAVGVLGDERVYGNMVTIRIVESVDAMTADWARLPHELLERISNRITNEIEGVAWVSYAISSKPPATIEPQ